In Pseudomonas sp. FP1742, the DNA window CATGCTGCGCGTTGAGCGCGATGGTGCTCAAATCGACGTCCCTGTGACGCTGGCTGCCCGCGGCGAGAGCAAGGCACCCAGTGGTTATCTGGGGGCTGGGGTCAAAGCGGTCGATTGGCCACCAGAGATGATTCGCGAAGTCAGTTACGGTCCGGTGGCTGCGATTGGGGAGGGTGCCCGACGCACCTGGACCATGAGCGTACTGACCCTCGACTCGCTCAAGAAAATGTTGTTCGGTGAGCTCTCGGTAAAAAACTTGAGTGGACCGATAACCATTGCTAAAGTGGCGGGCGCTTCTGCCCAGTCGGGCGTTGCTGATTTCCTGAATTTCCTTGCTTATCTGAGTATTAGCCTGGGTGTTCTGAATTTGCTGCCCATTCCGGTACTGGATGGGGGGCATTTGTTGTTTTATCTGATCGAGTGGGCGCGTGGTCGTCCCTTGTCGGATCGGGTGCAAAGTTGGGGGATACAGATCGGTATCAGTTTGGTGGTCGGGGTGATGTTGCTTGCTCTGGTCAATGATTTGAGTCGACTGTAACGCTTCGCTGAATTGCGAATCTGCCGCATTTTGCGGCAGTTTTTATTGCCAGTTGGAATAAGAAAGGACTTCATGAAACGTCTGCTGCTAACTGCGGTTCTCACCGTATTGATGATCGCCGAAGTTCACGCCGAGTCCTTCACTATCTCTGATATTCGCGTCAATGGCCTCCAGCGGGTCTCCGCGGGTAGTGTCTTTGGTGCCTTGCCGTTGAACGTCGGCGAGCAGGCGGATGATCGTCGCCTGGTGGAATCCACTCGTGCGCTGTTCAAAACCGGGTTCTTTCAAGATATCCAGCTGGGTCGCGATGGCAACGTCCTGGTCATCACGGTAGTCGAGCGTCCGTCGGTCGCCAGTATCGAGATCGAAGGCAACAAGGCGATCTCCACTGAAGACCTGATGAAGGGCCTCAAACAATCCGGTCTGGCCGAAGGCGAGATCTTCCAGCGCGCCACCCTCGAAGGTGTGCGTAACGAACTGCAGCGTCAATACGTCGCTCAGGGCCGCTACTCGGCTACCGTCGACACCGAAGTGGTGCCGCAGCCGCGTAACCGCGTTGCCCTGAAGGTCAACATCAATGAAGGTACCGTTGCGGCCATCCAGCACATCAACGTGGTGGGCAACACGGTCTTTCCTGATGAAGACCTGATCGACCTGTTCGAACTCAAGACCAGCAACTGGCTGTCGTTCTTCAAGAACGATGACAAGTATGCCCGCGAAAAACTCTCCGGCGACCTGGAGCGTCTGCGTTCCTACTATCTGGATCGCGGCTATATCAACATGGATATCGCCTCGACCCAGGTATCGATCACCCCGGACAAGAAACACGTCTATATCACTGTCAACGTCAACGAAGGCGAGAAGTACACCGTTCGTGACGTCAAGCTCAGCGGCGACCTGAAAGTGCCTGAAGACCAGGTCAAGTCCCTGCTGCTGGTTCAGAAAGGCCAGGTGTTCTCGCGCAAGCTGATGACCACCACCTCCGAACTGATCACCCGTCGCCTGGGTAACGAGGGTTACACCTTCGCCAACGTCAACGGCGTGCCTCAGCCTCACGATGACGACCACACCGTCGATATCACTTTCGCTGTCGATCCGGGCAAGCGTGCTTACGTGAACCGCATCAACTTCCGTGGCAACACCAAGTCCGAAGACGAAGTGCTGCGTCGTGAAATGCGCCAGATGGAAGGTGGCTGGGCGTCGACCTACCTGATCGACCAGTCCAAGACCCGTCTTGAACGTCTGGGCTTCTTCAAGGAAGTCAACGTTGAAACACCTGCCGTCCCGGGTGTCGACGACCAGGTTGATGTGAACTACAGCGTTGAAGAGCAAGCGTCCGGTTCGATTACCGCCAGCGTCGGTTTTGCCCAGAGCGCCGGTCTGATCCTCGGGGGGTCGATCACTCAGAACAACTTCCTGGGTACCGGTAACAAGGTCAGCATCGGCTTGACTCGCAGTCAATACCAGAGCCGCTATAACTTCGGTTATGTCGACCCGTACTGGACTGCTGACGGTGTGAGCCTGGGTTACAATGCTTTCTATCGCACCACTGACTACAAAGACCTCGACGTCGACGTGGCCAGCTATGCCGTAGACAGCCTGGGTGCGGGCGTGAGCGTCGGTTACCCGATCAGCGAGACTTCGCGCCTGACCTTCGGCCTGTCTGCACAGCAGGACAAGATCAAGACTGGCCAGTACACCGTTGACGAGATTTTCGACTTCGTTAACAAGGAAGGCGACAGCTACCTGAACTTCAAGGCCTCGGCCGGTTGGTC includes these proteins:
- the bamA gene encoding outer membrane protein assembly factor BamA; the protein is MKRLLLTAVLTVLMIAEVHAESFTISDIRVNGLQRVSAGSVFGALPLNVGEQADDRRLVESTRALFKTGFFQDIQLGRDGNVLVITVVERPSVASIEIEGNKAISTEDLMKGLKQSGLAEGEIFQRATLEGVRNELQRQYVAQGRYSATVDTEVVPQPRNRVALKVNINEGTVAAIQHINVVGNTVFPDEDLIDLFELKTSNWLSFFKNDDKYAREKLSGDLERLRSYYLDRGYINMDIASTQVSITPDKKHVYITVNVNEGEKYTVRDVKLSGDLKVPEDQVKSLLLVQKGQVFSRKLMTTTSELITRRLGNEGYTFANVNGVPQPHDDDHTVDITFAVDPGKRAYVNRINFRGNTKSEDEVLRREMRQMEGGWASTYLIDQSKTRLERLGFFKEVNVETPAVPGVDDQVDVNYSVEEQASGSITASVGFAQSAGLILGGSITQNNFLGTGNKVSIGLTRSQYQSRYNFGYVDPYWTADGVSLGYNAFYRTTDYKDLDVDVASYAVDSLGAGVSVGYPISETSRLTFGLSAQQDKIKTGQYTVDEIFDFVNKEGDSYLNFKASAGWSESTLNKGVLATRGHSQSLTLETTTPGSDLSFFKLDYRGQLFQPLTENYTMRLHTELGYGDGYGSTDGLPFYENYYAGGFNSVRGFKDSTLGPRSTPSRGAAVTGNTGTLADPDQDPLPFGGNVLIQGGVEVLFPLPFVKDQRSLRTSVFWDVGNVFDSKCDKTTNASTGSSSATQCNDISLSNMASSVGVGVTWVTALGPLSFALAMPVKKPDNAETQVFQFSLGQTF